The genomic window GCGCGGGAGGTTCGGGTGGCAATGGTGGTAGTGGCGGCTGGCCTCGCGCCTGTGGCCGCAATGGCCTTGCAGGTGGAACAGCTCTCTTCCTGACGGTACCGGCTACCATCTCCAACCGCGGCAGTATCTGGGGAGGCGGCGGTGGGGGAGGGGGGGGCTCTGGCTGTAACAGCAACGCAGGTGGAGGCGGCGGCGCTGGCCATGTCGGAGGGGGGGGCGGAGCTGGCTTTAGCCAATTCAGCAATGCGGAGGAGCTGGCTTTCTGTGGTCAGGACAATGGTGTCCGCAGCGGTGTCCCGGGGGAGGCTGGTGGCACGGCTGGCGGGGGGGGCGGTAAGGAGGATGACTACGACGGATATCGTTCCTACGACATGATTGGAGGTGACGGTGGCGGTTATGGGCAGCCGGGTCAACCGGCTGGTGCTTGTGGAAGCCTCGCTCCTTCTTCCGGAGGCTCAGCCGGCGCAGCCATCAAACGAAATGGCCATGTGGTGAACGTGCCCGACGGAATCTACGATACCGGAGCGGGACGCATCCGTGGTCCAGTAGGCTCATAGGGGGTATACGGAAGCGAGAACCTTCCTCGCTTCCGTTTTTACCGCTGGTTCAAATCCTGCCAGATCCCGGGTGATGGCGGCTTGGGCATTCCAGGGGAAGAGGGCGCTCAGCACGTCTGCATGCAGAACCAGAGCCAATCCCCCTCACCTGGATGTTTATGGCCGTCCGTCCTCGTCAGTTGTTGAGAGCGCCGCCGAGAATCCACGAGCGGATGAGGATCAGCTGGCCCGGGTTGTTATCGAAGTGAGCGGAGTTGGCGCCGCGCGGCATGCGGTTGCCGCAGGTGGTGCCTTCCAGCTTGCGGATCAGCGCCGAATTATCCGGATCATTGGGCAGCACCCGCTTGAGCGTGTTGCAGGCCGCGTTTCGATTGTCGACATTGACCAGGGCGGCGTAGCTGCTGCCCGCCGCGAGGCTCAGTCCGCCGGAGCTCCCGTGACATCCGGTGCAGAGGGTATTGGCGCTCCACACATTCTGCACGTCACTGTATGCCGGCACGGTCACAGGCACGTTCACGGTGCGGACCACGGGGGCGGCCTTGCCGTCGGAGACGGACACCTCGAAAGTGAAGGACGTCTCCGTTCCCACTTGCGGAGAGAACCACTTCGCGCTCGTGCCCGTGGTGCCGCCCACGAAGGTGCCCTGCTGGGCGGGGGCCTTCTGCGTCCAGGTATAGGTGAGCGTGTCACCCTCCGGATCGGTCGCGGTGATGGAGAGGTCTCCCGTCGTGCCCGCCTTCAGCGTCGAGGGCGCGGTGATGGTGGTGGCCACCTCGGGCGGCAGGTTCTCCGGGACCACCGGAGCCACGGTGACGGTGACGGTGCCCTGCACGCTGCCGCCGTTTCCATCCGAGACGGTGACGCGCAGCGTGAAGGCGGTGCTGGCGGTCACCGTGGGCGCCGTCCAGGTGGGGTTGGAGGCGGTGGTGCTGCTGAAAGTGCCCACGGGAGAGGCAGGCGACGTCTGCTCCCACGCATGGGTGAGCGTGTCCCCCTCTGGATCCGAGGCGGTCACCGACAGCGTCACGGCCGCGCCGGAGGAGACCTGGGTGGACTGAGCCGTGGGGCCGGTGAGGGTGGGGCTCTTGTTCTCAGCGGGAGGGGTGGGATCGTCTTCCCCACCGCAGCCAAACCCCAGCGAACCGGCCAGAACGACAAATGAGACAAGTGACAACAAACGACGATGCATGGAACCTCCGAAAAACGGGCGGCGGCACCCTAAGCGCAGGTTCCAGGAAATTGAAGAAGAGTGAACACTTCCTGCTGCGAACCGGTGCCGCCACGCACGGATTGCAACGTCCCATGTGTCGTTTTGCTGTCTCACTGGACGTGTAGGCGAAAATGCCTTGAGTCGTTTCACCTCAAGGCATTTCGGACGGTGTGTCGGTCCTGCCTGGCTCAAGGCCAGAGACGTTGCGTCCAGGCCCTCCACTGCTCGAGGCGCTGCGGCTCGCCTCCCATCTGAGCGACCTTCCAGAGGCCATACTGGTGGAGCTGTTCGGCCGTCGCCCGGCCATTCACCACGTTCATCACGTAATTGCCCGAGCTGGGCTGCGCGAGCGGCTTCTTGGTGGCGTCCACGCAGAAGGAGAACCCGGCGTAAGGCTCGCTCTCGCCCAGGTCCATGTTGGCGGGGTCGCACCGCCGCCACTTCTCGGGGGCCGTGCCGGTGAACAGGATGTTGAACTGATTCATGGCCCCGTTGACCACCTTCAAGTGCAGGCCTGGCTGGAGCTGATCGAGCTGGCCGAAGCGGGACCTGCTGGTGCCCTGCGTCGTCGCCCGGTCGATGAAGTTGACCGGCGTCAGGTGTTTCATGGCCTGGGCCCGGCTGAAGCGGCCGCGGTTGTTGATGAGGTTGCCGGTGTCGGTTGCCACGTAGAGGGGGATGTCGTTGTTGACGAACTGGGCCCCCTTGATGCGGGCCTGCAGCAGCCGGATGTGGCTCAGGAAGGCCGCATTCGCATGCGCTGGTGTCGAGGTGCCCACGGCGTCCGCCAGGACTTCGTCGAACCCGGTCAAGTAAGGCCAGTCCACCGAGAAGTTCACCCAGTCGCTCTGGGCTCCCGGGTTGATGGTGACCTGCATCTGGTACCAGATGTTGGTCCGGTAGTAGGAGCCCACGGTATTGGAGCGCTCCCAGGCCAGGTACCACTCCCGGGTGACCTGTCCCGAGGCGGTCTCGTCGGCCTGGTAGAGCATGTGCGGCGCCAGGAAGAACACGCTCACGGTGTTGAAGGGCCAGCCGCGCACTTCGCCCCGTCCCTTCCAGGTCTGGGTGGCGGAGTCGAAGGCGCCGATGAACCATTGCTGGTTGCCCTCGAGCCCGTACGTGTGGGCCCACTCCCACTGCTTGATGGCGTTCCAGTGCAGCATGCTCATGACGGCCCGCTCGATGAACGCGTTGACCGTGAAGGAGCCCGGATCGCCGGACGTCGTGCTGGAGGAGGCGCGCTGGGCCAGGAGGCGGGCGCCGGCCTGCGCGCCGTACTCACCGGATTTGGCGACGTGGTTGCCGCGGCCGCCGCCCAGGAAGTTGTAGGCCTCCCA from Stigmatella erecta includes these protein-coding regions:
- a CDS encoding Ig-like domain-containing protein codes for the protein MHRRLLSLVSFVVLAGSLGFGCGGEDDPTPPAENKSPTLTGPTAQSTQVSSGAAVTLSVTASDPEGDTLTHAWEQTSPASPVGTFSSTTASNPTWTAPTVTASTAFTLRVTVSDGNGGSVQGTVTVTVAPVVPENLPPEVATTITAPSTLKAGTTGDLSITATDPEGDTLTYTWTQKAPAQQGTFVGGTTGTSAKWFSPQVGTETSFTFEVSVSDGKAAPVVRTVNVPVTVPAYSDVQNVWSANTLCTGCHGSSGGLSLAAGSSYAALVNVDNRNAACNTLKRVLPNDPDNSALIRKLEGTTCGNRMPRGANSAHFDNNPGQLILIRSWILGGALNN